The DNA region GCGACGGTGCCGGTGAGCGGCTTGCGGCCGGCCTTGATCAGCTTCTTGGCCTGGGCCCAGGCGACGGCGTCGGCGAGGGCGACGTAGGCGCCGGTGATGGCGGCGGTGCGGGTGCCGCCGTCGGCCTGGAGGACGTCGCAGTCGAGGACGATGGTGTTCTCGCCGAGCGCCTTGTAGTCGATGACGGCGCGCAGCGAGCGGCCGATGAGGCGGGAGATCTCGTGGGTGCGGCCGCCGATCTTGCCGCGGACGGATTCGCGGTCGCCGCGGGTGTTGGTGGCGCGCGGGAGCATGGAGTACTCGCCGGTGACCCAGCCTTCGCCGCTGCCCTTGCGCCAGCGGGGGACGCCTTCGGTGACGGAGGCGGTGCAGAAGACCTTGGTGTCGCCGAAGGAGATGAGGACGGATCCCTCGGCGTGCTTGCTCCATCCGCGTTCGATGGTGACGGGGCGGAGCTGTTCGGGCGTACGGCCGTCGATACGAGACATGGAATGAGCGTAGCCCCATGCGGAAGGGGCCCGTTCCCCTGCCGGAACGGGCCCCTCCTGCCGACGTCGGCCGGTCTCGGTGCCGGCCGGTGTCAGCTCGTCACATCATGTCTTCGATGTCGGCGGCGATCGGGTCGGCGTCGGTGCCGATGACGACCTGGATGGCGGTGCCCATCTTCACGACGCCGTGGGCGCCGGCGGCCTTGAGCGCGGCGTCGTCGACGAGGGACGGGTCGACGACCTCGGTGCGGAGGCGGGTGATGCAGCCTTCGACCTCTTCGATGTTCTCGATGCCGCCGAGGCCGGCGACGATCTTCTCAGCCTTGCTGGCCATGTGCTTCTCCCTGTCCGTTCTGCGCACCGACGATCCGCGGTGATCCGCTTTGTCACGGTAACCCACGGTTGGCCCAACCTCGCGAGCGGATGCCGCCGTTCTGCCGAATGATGACGATCACCGGCGGCCTGCCCTGAGCGACCTCCGGGACCCTACCGCAACTGGTCTACACCAGTATGCATCCGCAGCACCCCGGGAGGACGCCGATGAGTAGCGCCAGCGCCGATGCCGCCGCCGCCGCGCCGAAGAGATCGATGGGGAGCCGCTTCTTCCAGGGGATGCAGAAGATGGGCCGCAGCCTCCAGCTGCCCATCGCGGTGCTGCCGGCGGCGGGCATCATCAACCGGTTGGGCCAGCCGGACGTGTTCGGCGCCGACGGACTGGGGTGGGACAACGTCGCGAAGGTGATGGCGGGGGCCGGCGGTGCGCTGCTCGACGGCAGTCTGGGCCTGCCGCTGCTGTTCTGCATCGGTGTCGCCATCGGCATGGCGAAGAAGGCGGACGGCTCGACCGCGCTGGCGGCGGTGGTCGGCTTCCTCGTCTACTACAACGTGCTGCGGCAGTTCCCGAAGACCTGTCCGCCGGGCACGAAGGACATCGCCGGCGGCTGCCTCGCCCCGGACGAGGCCTTCGTCGGCTACACGTATCAGAACCCGGGTGTCTTCGGCGGCATCATCATCGGTCTGCTGACGGCCTATCTGTGGCAGCGGTACCACCGCACGAAGCTGGTCGACTGGCTGGGCTTCTTCAACGGGCGCCGGCTCGTCCCGATCATCATGGCCTTCGTCGGGATCGCCGTCGCCTCGCTGAGCGTGTGGATCTGGCCGCCGATCGGCGACGGCCTGGAGAGCTTCAGCGACTGGCTGGTCGGACTCGGCTCCTGGGGCTCGGGCATCTTCGGCGTCGCGAACCGCGCGCTGCTCGTGATCGGTCTGCACCAGTTCCTGAACGTGCCCGTCTGGTTCCAGTTCGGCTCCTACACCAAGCCGGACGGCATCACGGTGCACGGTGACATCACCATGTTCCTGGCCGGCGACCCGGAGGCCGGCCAGTTCACCACCGGCTTCTTCCCGATCATGATGTTCGCGCTGCCGGCCGCGGCGCTCGCGATCACCCACTGCGCCAAGCCGCACCGGCGCAAGGAGATCGGCGGCATGATGCTGTCGGTCGCCCTGACCTCGTTCGTCACCGGCATCACCGAGCCGATCGAGTACTCGTTCCTCTTCATCGCGCCGGTGCTCTACGCGATCCACGCGGTGCTCACGGGTGTGTCGATGGCGGTGAGCTGGGCGCTCGGGGTGAAGGACGGCTTCAGCTTCTCGGCCGGTCTGATCGACTACGTGATCAACTGGAACCTGGCGACCAAGCCGTGGCTGATCATTCCGATCGGGCTGTGTTTCGCCGTCGTCTATTACGCGATCTTCCGCTTCGCGATCACCAAGTTCAATCTGCCGACTCCCGGGCGCGAGCCGGAGGAGCTGGAGGAGGAGATGGAGCGGGACGTCACGAAGGCGTGAAGCCGCCCCAGGACCCGCCCGACGGGCATTGAACCCGTCCCCCACGGGCCCTCGGACCTCATGGTCCGGGGGCCCTTTGTCGTCCCCTGTCCGACTTTGCCGAAGCCCACAGAATTCACAGGTTCCTTATCTAAGTCTCACGTGCTACAACTGGTCTACACCACTCATTGGTGTAGACCACGCGGTCCAGACCACCGCGTTCCCCGAGACGCCGCCGTCACCCCCTTTCACTGTCCTCTGGCGGCGCCTTGCCCAACTGGAGGAAGTTGATGAGTACGGCCACCGCCCAGGCCGCCGCTCCCGCGAAGAAGCGCGGATCCGGCCTGTTCCAGGGCCTGCAGAAGGTCGGTCGCAGCCTGCAGCTGCCGATCGCCGTGCTGCCGGCCGCGGGTATCTTGCTCCGTCTCGGCCAGCCCGACGTCTTCGGCGCCGAGGGTCTCGGCTGGGGCAAGGTCGCCACGGTCTTCGCCAATGCCGGAGACGCGGTCTTCGCCAACATGCCGCTGCTGTTCTGCGTCGGCATCGCGATCGGTTTCGCCAAGAAGGCCGACGGCTCCACCGCCCTCGCCGCCCTCGTCGGCTTCCTCGTCTACCAGAGCGTCCTGAAGGCGTTCCCGGTCACCGAGGCCGTGGTCAACACGACCGCCAACGACGGTGTCGACGTCGCCGCGACGTACAACGACCCCAAGGTCTTCGGCGGCATCATCATGGGTCTGCTCGGTGCCGTCGTCTGGCAGCGGTACCACCGCACCAAGCTGGTCGACTGGCTCGGCTTCTTCAACGGCCGCCGGCTCGTCCCGATCCTCATGGCCTTCGTCGGCACCCTGATGGGCGTGCTGTTCGGTCTCCTCTGGGAGCCGATCGGCGGCGTCATCACCGACTTCGGCAACTGGATGACCGGCCTCGGTGCCGCCGGCTCCGGCATCTTCGGCGCCATCAACCGCGCCCTGCTCCCCATCGGCATGCACCAGTTCGTGAACACCGTCGCCTGGCAGGAGATCGGCTCCTTCACCGACTCCACCGGCGCCGTCTGGCACGGCGACCTGCCGCGCTTCTTCCACGGTGACCCGGCCGCCGGCCAGTTCATGTCGGGCTTCTTCCCGATCATGATGTTCGCCCTGCCGGCCGTCGCCCTGGCGATCACCCACGCCGCCCGCCCCGAGCGCCGCAAGGTCGTCGGCGGCATGATGTTCTCGCTCGCCCTGACCTCCTTCGTCACCGGCATCACCGAGCCCATCGAGTTCGCCTTCATGTTCCTGGCGCCGCTGCTGTACGTGATCCACGCGGTGCTCACCGCCGCCTCGATGGTCATCACCTCGGCCCTCGGCGTGCACCACGGCTTCACCTTCTCCGCCGGTGCGCTGGACTACTTCCTGAACTGGACGTACGCGACCAAGCCGTGGCTGATCATCCCGATCGGTCTGGTCTTCGCGGCGATCTACTACGTGGTCTTCCGCTTCGCGATCGTCAAGTTCAACATCATGACCCCGGGCCGCGAGCCCGACGAGGAGCTCGAGGACCTCACCAAGGCGTGAGCCTCCTCCCGTACGCACCAGGGGCCCGGAACCGTATGGTTCCGGGCCACTGGCCGTGTGTCCGCGCGCTCTCAGATCTCGTACACCGCGCCCGCGCGGGCCAGTTCCGCCGGGCCGTGGAAGACCTCGCGGGCGTCGGCCAGGTTGCGTTCGCCGTCCGTCCACGGGGGGATGTGGGTGAGGACGAGGCGGCCGACGGAGGCGCGGGCGGCGTGGGCGCCGGCTTCGCGGCCGTTGAGGTGGAGCGCCGGGATGTCTTCCTTGCCGTGGGTGAAGGAGGCCTCGCAGAGGAAGAGGTCGGTGCCGTCGGCCAGCTCGTGGAGGGCGTCGCAGACGCCGGTGTCACCCGAGTAGGTCAGCGAGCGGCCGCCGTGCTCGATCCGGATGCCGAAGGCCTCGACCGGGTGCTGGACCTTCTCCGTGCGCACCTGGAAGGGGCCGATCTCGAAGCTGCCGGAGCTCAGGGTGCGGAAGTCGAAGGCCTCGCCCATCGCGCCGGGCGTGGGGATGTCCGCGTACGCCGTGGTCAGGCGCTGCTCGGCGCCCTCGGGGGCGTAGACGGGGAGGGCCGGGCACCGGCCGCCGTCGTGGCGGTAGTAGCGGGCGACGAAGTAGCCGCACATGTCGATGCAGTGGTCGGCGTGCAGATGGCTGAGGAAGATCGCGTCGAGGTCGTACAGACCGATGTGGCGCTGCAGCTCGCCGAGGGCGCCGTTGCCCATGTCGAGGAGCAGCCGGAAGCCGTCGGCCTCTACGAGGTAGCTCGAACAGGCCGATTCCGCGGACGGGAACGACCCGGAGCAGCCGACGACGGTGAGCTTCATGGAGCGTGAACCTCCGTGGACGGGTGCGGAAAGCGCGCTGCTGGCGGGGAGGTCGTGCGGTCTGTCGAGAGTACGGCGCGTGGCGGCCGGTCGCTCCTCCGTGGCGGCCCGTTGTGGGGGAACTCACGGGCTCTGTCACCGGTTCGGATGGATGGCGGGGCGTCCCGGCGGCGCGGCGTGCGCGACGGTACGGTCTTGAGGTATGGACATGTCGTGGTGGCCCGCGCTCGTCGCGGTGGTGGTGCTCGCACTCGTCGTGGCGCTGGCCGACGGGTGGCGCCGCTCGGGCCGCCGGCCTTCCGGGCGTACGCGTCCGCCGGCCCGGCCGAAGCGGACGGCGCCGCCGCGCGGGCCGGCGCCGGAGCGGCTGCCGCGGCCCGGTGAGATCTGGTGGGCGGACGTGCCCTTCGAGGACGGGCCCGGGTCCAAGGACCGGCCGTGTCTGGTGCTCGCGCTGCGCGGGGACAATGCCCTGGTCGCGAAGATCACCAGCAAGTACCACGACGAGCGGCCGGGGGTGATCGCGCTGCCGCCGGGCTCGGTGGGCGACGCGCAGGGGCGGCCGAGCTTCCTGGAGACGGACGAGCTGCGGGACGTGCCGGTGTGGGAGTTCCGCCGGAGAGTGGGAACGGCGGACCCGGTCGTGTGGGACCAGGTCCGCCATCTGGCGCGTTAGCGGAGATACGCGGGCCGGGGGCTCAGGCCCAGAGCTGGCCCTGGACCGTCTCGATCGCCTCTTCCGTCGTCGCGGCCGTGTAGAGGCCGGTCGACAGGTACTTCCAGCCGCCGTCGGCGACGACGAAGGCGATGTCGGCGCTCTCGCCGGCCTTGACGGCCTTCTTGCCGACGCCGATCGCCGCGTGCAGGGCGGCGCCGGTCGAGACGCCCGCGAAGATGCCCTCCAGCTGGAGGAGTTCGCGGGTGCGGGTGACCGCGTCGGCGGAGCCGACGGAGAAGCGGGTGGTGAGCACCGAGGCGTCGTACAGCTCGGGCACGAAGCCCTCGTCGAGGTTGCGCAGGCCGTAGACGAGGTCGTCGTAGCGCGGCTCGGCTGCGACGATCTTGACGTCGGGCTTGTGCTCGCGCAGGTAGCGGCCGACGCCCATGAGGGTGCCGGTGGTGCCCAGGCCCGCCACGAAGTGCGTGATGGAGGGCAGGTCGGCGAGGATCTCGGGGCCGGTGGTGGCGTAGTGGGCGCCCGCGTTGTCCGGGTTGCCGTACTGGTAGAGCATCACCCAGTCCGGGTGCTGCTCGGCGAGCTCCTTGGCGACCCGGACGGCGGTGTTGGAGCCGCCGGCGGCGGGGGACGAGATGATCTCGGCGCCCCACATGGCGAGCAGCTGGCGGCGCTCCTCGCTGGTGTTCTCCGGCATCACGCACACGATGCGGTAGCCCTTGAGCTTGGCCGCCATGGCGAGCGAGATGCCGGTGTTGCCGCTGGTGGGTTCGAGGATGGTGCAGCCGGGGGTGAGCCGGCCGTCCTTCTCGGCCTGCTCGACCATGTGGAGCGCGGGGCGGTCCTTGACCGAGCCGGTGGGGTTGCGGTCCTCCAGCTTGGCCCAGATCCGGACGTCGTCCGAGGGCGACAGGCGCGGCAGCCGGACGAGGGGCGTGTTGCCGACCGCCGCCAGCGGGGAGTCGTAGCGCATGTGGACCGGTCCGCTCAGACCATGCCGCCGGCGACGGCCGGCAGGATGGTGACGTTGTCGCCGTCGGCGAGCTTGGTCTCGATGCCGTCGAGGAAGCGCACGTCCTCGTCGTTCAGGTAGACGTTGACGAAGCGGCGCAGCTTGCCGCCGTCGACGATGCGGGCCTCGATCCCGGTGTGCCGCGCCTCCAGGTCGGCGAAGAGCTCGGCGAGGGTGTCGCCCTTGCCCTCGACGGCCTTGGCGCCGTCGGTGTAGGTGCGGAGGATGGTCGGGATGCGGACCTCGATGGCCATGGCGTGGGCTCCTTCGGAAGGGCGGAGTGGCGGCGGGCGGTGCGGCGTGGGCGATGTGGCGTGGTGGGCGCGCGTCTGGGCCCCCCGCGCGGAAGGGGGATGGTGCGGGAGGTGCGCTCGGGCCGTGCGGTCGGTCGGTCGGGCCGTGCGGTCGGTCGCTCAGAGCGCGGCGCGCGGCGGACACATCGCGCTGGCGAGGCGGCACAGGTCGACGTGCAGCCGCGCCACGAGCAGCGGGGTGCCCGGCGTCTCTTCGCTCACGTCGTGGATAACCATGCGCTCATCGTATCGATTCCCGGTCCGGGTTCCGGAATGTGATCTCACATCGCGGACTGATCGCGTTCGCCTGCCGGACCCGGAGGCGGGACGGCCCGCCGTGCGCCCTGCTCGTACGCCTGCTCCCGCGCCCTACTCGTACGCCTCGACGACCTTGACCTCTTCCTCCTCCACCACGCCCTCGACGATGGTGTACGAGCGGAACTGGAAGGGGCCCGCGCCGTCGGCGTCCGCGGTGGAGACGAGCACGTAGTGCGCCTGCGGCTCGTTGGCGTAGGAGATGTCGGTACGGGACGGGTAGGCCTCCGTCGCCGTGTGCGAGTGGTAGACGATCACCGGCTCCTCGTCGCGGTCGTCCATCTCGCGGTAGAGCTTGAGCAGATCGGCGGAGTCGAACTCGTAGAAGGTGGGCGAGCGTGCCGCGTTCAGCATCGGGATGAAGCGCTCGGGGCGGCCGCTGCCGGCCGGCCCCGCGACCACGCCGCAGGCCTCGTCGGGGTGGTCCGCGCGGGCGTGTTCCACGATCTGGTCGTACAGGGCTCGGGTGATGGTCAGCATGCCGACAGGATAAGCAGACGGGCCGCCCCGTACCGAGATTCGGTACGAGACGGCCCGGATGCTGAGACCACGCAGGTCAGCACGGTACGGAGCCGGTCAGACCTGCTTGCTGAACGCGGCGCCCTCGGGGTTGCGGGCCTTGAGCACCAGGTAGGAGACGGCCAGGATCAGGCCCCACACCGGGGCGCCGTACAGCGCCACGCGGTTGTCCTTGTCCATCGCCATCGTCGTGATGACCATGCCGATGAAGGCGAGCGAGAAGGCGCTGAGCCAGATGCCGCCCGGGGCCTTGAAGGAGGACTGGGGCAGCTCGCCGCGGTCGGCCTTGAGGCGGTAGCGGATCTGGCAGACCAGGATGACGATCCAGGCCCACATGCCGGAGATGGTGGCGAAGGAGACGACGTAGTTGAACGCCTCGCCGGGCCACTGGTAGTTGATCCAGACGCCGACCATCATCAGCGCGGCCGAGACGGTGGTGCCGACCAGCGGGGTGCCGCTCTTCGTCAGCCGGGTGAAGACCTTCGGGCCCTGGCCGTTGAGCGCGAGGTCGCGCAGCATCCGGCCGGTGGAGTACATGCCCGAGTTGCAGGAGGACAGGGCCGCGGTCAGGACCACGAAGTTGACGATGGCGGCGCCGATGCCCAGGCCCATCTTCTCGAAGGCCGCGACGAACGGGGAGACGCCGGGCTGGAACTCGGTCCACGGCACGACCGAAAGGATCATGATCAGCGCGCCGACGTAGAAGACGGCGATGCGCCACGGCACGGTGTTGATGGCCTTCGGCAGGACCGTCTTCGGGTCCTTGGACTCGCCCGCGGTGACGCCGACCAGCTCGACGGCGAGGAAGGCGAACATGACCATCTGCAGGGTCATCAGGGTGGAGAAGATGCCGTCCTTGCCGGCGAAGAAGCCGCCCAGGTCCCACAGGTGGGTCACGGACGCGGTGTCGCCCGCGTCGGAGAAGCCGAGGGTGAGGATGCCGGCGCAGATCAGGATCATGCCGACGATGGCGGTGACCTTGACCATGGAGAACCAGAACTCGAGCTCACCGAAGAGCTTCACCGAGATCAGGTTGGCGGCGTAGAGGATCACCGTGAAGACGAGGGCGGACAGCCACTGCGGGATGTCCCACCAGTACGTCATGTAGGTGGCGGCGGCGGTGACCTCGGTGATGCCGGTGACGACCCAGAAGAGCCAGTACGTCCAGCCGGTCACGAACCCCGCGAAGGGGCCGATGAACTCGCGGGCGTACTCGGAGAAGGAGCCCGAGACCGGGCGGTACATGAGGAGCTCGCCGAGCGCCCGCATGATGAAGAAGATGACGAGGCCCGCGACGGCGTACGCGAGGATCAGGCTGGGTCCCGCGATGGAGATGCCCTTGCCCGCGCCGAGGAAGAGGCCGGTGCCGATGGCGCCGCCGATCGCGATCATCTGGATCTGACGTGCGCCGAGTGCCCGGTGATAGCCCTCGCCGGCTGCGGTGTCCGCGGCCTCATTGCCGTCGTGCTGCTGGTCGACCTGCACTGAGGTCATGGTGGTGCGCCTTTCTCCATGCTGATCCGCGCACCGGCCGGCTCGGCCGTCCGTGCTGCGGATCAGGTCCTGATCCCCCCGGATGTGGAATGGAGTGCTACCGGCGGTCAGCCGGTCCCAGCGCCCCCGGGGACAGGGGTGGCGTCCCCGGGTGGTCGTGAAGATTTATCACGGGGTTCACCGTGATCGACCGTTGTGCGCGTGACCCACACCACTCGAAAGAGCGGACGAAAAGGACTCAATAGAGCAAGGAAGGCACTTGAATAACGTATTCGTTATCCGGATTTGAGCGTCCGCTGAGCGAACGCACGACGAGCGGACCGATCTACGCCAGCAGGGTGTCGACGAGCGACTCCTGCAGCGCGCCCAGCCAGAGGTACGCCATCACCATCGGCTTGCGCGGATCGTCGTCCGGGAGCCGGTACAGGTCCTCGCTCTCGTCGTCGTCCGTGACCTCCAGGCGGGTGCCGATGGTCAGCCGGAGGTCGTTGAGCGCGCCGAGCCAGGCGCGGGACTCGTCGGCGGTCAGCTTGAGGATGCCGCCGCCCTCCCCCGCCGCGTCGGTGCTGAGCGAGTCGAGGCTGCGCACCACCGTGTGCGCGTCGTCGCGCTTGCGGGCCCGCAGGTCGTTCTCGGTGTAGCGGCGGAAGTCGGCGGCCGCCTGGCGCAGCTCGTCGGTGTCGTCCCCGTACGCGTCGGGGAAGAGCCGGCGCAGCGCCGGATCGGC from Streptomyces fradiae includes:
- a CDS encoding PTS transporter subunit EIIC, encoding MSTATAQAAAPAKKRGSGLFQGLQKVGRSLQLPIAVLPAAGILLRLGQPDVFGAEGLGWGKVATVFANAGDAVFANMPLLFCVGIAIGFAKKADGSTALAALVGFLVYQSVLKAFPVTEAVVNTTANDGVDVAATYNDPKVFGGIIMGLLGAVVWQRYHRTKLVDWLGFFNGRRLVPILMAFVGTLMGVLFGLLWEPIGGVITDFGNWMTGLGAAGSGIFGAINRALLPIGMHQFVNTVAWQEIGSFTDSTGAVWHGDLPRFFHGDPAAGQFMSGFFPIMMFALPAVALAITHAARPERRKVVGGMMFSLALTSFVTGITEPIEFAFMFLAPLLYVIHAVLTAASMVITSALGVHHGFTFSAGALDYFLNWTYATKPWLIIPIGLVFAAIYYVVFRFAIVKFNIMTPGREPDEELEDLTKA
- a CDS encoding putative leader peptide; the protein is MVIHDVSEETPGTPLLVARLHVDLCRLASAMCPPRAAL
- the rph gene encoding ribonuclease PH, with product MSRIDGRTPEQLRPVTIERGWSKHAEGSVLISFGDTKVFCTASVTEGVPRWRKGSGEGWVTGEYSMLPRATNTRGDRESVRGKIGGRTHEISRLIGRSLRAVIDYKALGENTIVLDCDVLQADGGTRTAAITGAYVALADAVAWAQAKKLIKAGRKPLTGTVAAVSVGIVDGTPLLDLCYEEDVRADTDMNVVCTGDGRFVEVQGTAEAEPFDRKELNALLDLASGGCAELAEIQRKALEGTL
- a CDS encoding DUF2017 domain-containing protein produces the protein MAGRFEAVPGGGAAVALDEVEISILRSFAVQLMELIGPGDEPAEDADPLAALFAEGPSEPPADPALRRLFPDAYGDDTDELRQAAADFRRYTENDLRARKRDDAHTVVRSLDSLSTDAAGEGGGILKLTADESRAWLGALNDLRLTIGTRLEVTDDDESEDLYRLPDDDPRKPMVMAYLWLGALQESLVDTLLA
- a CDS encoding MBL fold metallo-hydrolase, yielding MKLTVVGCSGSFPSAESACSSYLVEADGFRLLLDMGNGALGELQRHIGLYDLDAIFLSHLHADHCIDMCGYFVARYYRHDGGRCPALPVYAPEGAEQRLTTAYADIPTPGAMGEAFDFRTLSSGSFEIGPFQVRTEKVQHPVEAFGIRIEHGGRSLTYSGDTGVCDALHELADGTDLFLCEASFTHGKEDIPALHLNGREAGAHAARASVGRLVLTHIPPWTDGERNLADAREVFHGPAELARAGAVYEI
- a CDS encoding PTS glucose/sucrose transporter subunit IIB, whose product is MASKAEKIVAGLGGIENIEEVEGCITRLRTEVVDPSLVDDAALKAAGAHGVVKMGTAIQVVIGTDADPIAADIEDMM
- a CDS encoding amino acid permease, whose amino-acid sequence is MTSVQVDQQHDGNEAADTAAGEGYHRALGARQIQMIAIGGAIGTGLFLGAGKGISIAGPSLILAYAVAGLVIFFIMRALGELLMYRPVSGSFSEYAREFIGPFAGFVTGWTYWLFWVVTGITEVTAAATYMTYWWDIPQWLSALVFTVILYAANLISVKLFGELEFWFSMVKVTAIVGMILICAGILTLGFSDAGDTASVTHLWDLGGFFAGKDGIFSTLMTLQMVMFAFLAVELVGVTAGESKDPKTVLPKAINTVPWRIAVFYVGALIMILSVVPWTEFQPGVSPFVAAFEKMGLGIGAAIVNFVVLTAALSSCNSGMYSTGRMLRDLALNGQGPKVFTRLTKSGTPLVGTTVSAALMMVGVWINYQWPGEAFNYVVSFATISGMWAWIVILVCQIRYRLKADRGELPQSSFKAPGGIWLSAFSLAFIGMVITTMAMDKDNRVALYGAPVWGLILAVSYLVLKARNPEGAAFSKQV
- a CDS encoding PLP-dependent cysteine synthase family protein; amino-acid sequence: MRYDSPLAAVGNTPLVRLPRLSPSDDVRIWAKLEDRNPTGSVKDRPALHMVEQAEKDGRLTPGCTILEPTSGNTGISLAMAAKLKGYRIVCVMPENTSEERRQLLAMWGAEIISSPAAGGSNTAVRVAKELAEQHPDWVMLYQYGNPDNAGAHYATTGPEILADLPSITHFVAGLGTTGTLMGVGRYLREHKPDVKIVAAEPRYDDLVYGLRNLDEGFVPELYDASVLTTRFSVGSADAVTRTRELLQLEGIFAGVSTGAALHAAIGVGKKAVKAGESADIAFVVADGGWKYLSTGLYTAATTEEAIETVQGQLWA
- a CDS encoding type II toxin-antitoxin system PemK/MazF family toxin, whose protein sequence is MDMSWWPALVAVVVLALVVALADGWRRSGRRPSGRTRPPARPKRTAPPRGPAPERLPRPGEIWWADVPFEDGPGSKDRPCLVLALRGDNALVAKITSKYHDERPGVIALPPGSVGDAQGRPSFLETDELRDVPVWEFRRRVGTADPVVWDQVRHLAR
- a CDS encoding MoaD/ThiS family protein, whose translation is MAIEVRIPTILRTYTDGAKAVEGKGDTLAELFADLEARHTGIEARIVDGGKLRRFVNVYLNDEDVRFLDGIETKLADGDNVTILPAVAGGMV
- a CDS encoding M67 family metallopeptidase produces the protein MLTITRALYDQIVEHARADHPDEACGVVAGPAGSGRPERFIPMLNAARSPTFYEFDSADLLKLYREMDDRDEEPVIVYHSHTATEAYPSRTDISYANEPQAHYVLVSTADADGAGPFQFRSYTIVEGVVEEEEVKVVEAYE
- a CDS encoding PTS transporter subunit EIIC, with the translated sequence MSSASADAAAAAPKRSMGSRFFQGMQKMGRSLQLPIAVLPAAGIINRLGQPDVFGADGLGWDNVAKVMAGAGGALLDGSLGLPLLFCIGVAIGMAKKADGSTALAAVVGFLVYYNVLRQFPKTCPPGTKDIAGGCLAPDEAFVGYTYQNPGVFGGIIIGLLTAYLWQRYHRTKLVDWLGFFNGRRLVPIIMAFVGIAVASLSVWIWPPIGDGLESFSDWLVGLGSWGSGIFGVANRALLVIGLHQFLNVPVWFQFGSYTKPDGITVHGDITMFLAGDPEAGQFTTGFFPIMMFALPAAALAITHCAKPHRRKEIGGMMLSVALTSFVTGITEPIEYSFLFIAPVLYAIHAVLTGVSMAVSWALGVKDGFSFSAGLIDYVINWNLATKPWLIIPIGLCFAVVYYAIFRFAITKFNLPTPGREPEELEEEMERDVTKA